A segment of the Desulfatirhabdium butyrativorans DSM 18734 genome:
CTATGATGAAGTCATCGAAAATATCGGCACCATAGCCAAAAGCGGGACGGCTGCTTTTCTTGAAGCCCTTTCCAAACAGCAGGCATCCCTGACGCCGGAGCTGATCGGACAATTCGGCGTCGGTTTCTACAGTGCCTTCATGGTTGCAGAGAAGGTCACACTGCTGACCCGGGCGGCAGGGCAGGGTACGGCGACCTTGTGGACATCAAACGGGGATGGCTCTTACACGATCGAGGAAGCCGAAAGGCCTTCCCGGGGTACCACCATCACCCTCTACCTGAAAAAGCGGGAAAATGACGATCCGGATTTTACGGATCGGTGGACGATTCGGCGCATTGTCAAACAGCATTCCGATTTTGTATCCTACCCTATCGTCATGGATGTGGAAAAAGAGGAGCCACTGCCCGAAAACGAAATCATCAAGGACAAGGATGGAAAGCCAATCGGCAAGACCACCCGAACCGTGATGGCGGAGGAAACCCTCAATTCCATGAAAGCCATCTGGTTGAAAGACAAGAAGGACGTCACCCAAGAGGAATACGAGGAATTCTACAAGCATATCAGCCATGACTGGAAGGCGCCGCTTGCCCATTTGCACATGAAATTCGAAGGAACGACGGAATATAGTGCGCTGCTCTATATTCCGGAGCAGATGCCCTTTGATCTGTTTGCGCCGGAACACAAACACGGCATCCAGCTTTACTGCAAGCGGGTGTTCATCATGGACGACTGCGAAGAGCTGATGCCCGAATATTTCCGTTTCGTCAAAGGTGTGGTGGATGCTCCGGACCTGAACCTGAACATCAGCCGGGAGATTCTCCAGCAGGATCGGCTGGTCGCCAATATCCGGAAAAATCTCGTGAAAAAGCTGCTGGAACTGCTCGAAGGCATGGAAGGGGAAACATACGAAAAATTCTATGCCGAATTTGGCCCCATCCTCAAGATTGGCATCCACACGGATATGGACAACCGACACCGGATTGCGGCCCTTGCCCGGTACAAGACGACGAAATCCGAAGGCAAGTGGGTGAGCCTCAAGGATTATGTAGCCAACATGAAGCCGGATCAGAAGGAAATCTATTACATTACCGGCGAGAACCTCACCGCCCTGATGAACAGCCCGCATCTGGAACGGCTGAAGGAAAAAGATTTCGAAGTCTTGCTGATGGTTGATCCCATTGACGAGTGGGTTGTCCAGGCCCTGAATGAATTTGACGGGAAACCGTTCAAAAGTGCCGAAAAAGGGGACCTTGAAACCGAAGCGCCGGATAAAAGTAAAGAAGAAGCGTTCAATGCGCTTTTTGGCTGCATCAAGGCGAATCTCGATGACAAGGTGAAGGAAGTCAAACCGTCCACCCATCTGAAAGATTCACTCTCCTGTCTATCGGGAAATCCCTACGACATGAGCATTTTTATGGAGCGGATGCTCAAGGCCACCGGCCAGAAGCCACCGGAGATCAAACGGGTGCTCGAAATCAACATGGATCATCCGGTCATGACCAAGATCAAAGCCATCTACGATGCGGACCGCAACGATCCGCTTCTCCAGGAGTACAGCCACCTGCTCTACGATATGGCCCTGATCGGTGAAGGCGGCAAGATCGACAACCCGTCCCGATTCCATCGGCTGATCGGCGGATTGATGGATGCATCGCTGAAAGCATGACCCGGGTCCAGAACCTGCTCAAGTCCCGCTCTCATGGCACTGAATTCCGGCTTACGCCGGAATGACACCCCAAGGCCTTCGCCGGAATGACGACCGAATTTGGATCTACGTGGGCGGAGGCCCTCGCCATGACCATTTATCGTGGATGGTTTTTCGCAGCTGCGATGCGATCCATCAGGTTGGTGATCGCATCGCGGTTCAGGCGGATTTGTTCTCCGCAAAATTTTCGAATCTTCCTCTCGACCGTATCGGGAGACGGCGGTACGGGGATGGCCGGAAGAGAAAGCGATTCGATGTCCACCGGGCTGATGCACAGGTTGTCCAAAAGCCCGGCGGAGTACCTGCCGTGAATGCCGCCTGTCACATCCTCAGCTTCCTGGCTGCGCACATCGAGGGAGCGAACGAACTGCAGGGTGCACTCCATGGAAAATGTGTCATTGACCGACCGGATCTTTTCGTTGAGCAGGTTTGCCATGGCGAGCACCATATCGTAGCAGGGTGCAGGCGCTTCGTCCTTCTGGGATACGTTTGCGGGGCGGCAATGCCGGTAGCTGTCGCATGCCTCGTACAGTTCTGAATACGTTTGCAAAACGATGCCCGTGTATTTTCCTTTCAGGGTCCAGCCTTTTCGGATATGCGGAAAATCCGTGTCTTTCAGCGTAATAGTTGACGTATCCATATCAAAGGCGCGTGCGGGAATGCCGATTGCCTCCCAGAAAGCGTCCATCCGCTCTTTTTGATCGAGCACCAAGGCCTTCAAAACGGCAAGCTGTTTCAACGGCTTTTTCCCCATTTCCCGGAGATCCGCAACATAGCGATCCAGGGTTTCCTTCATCTCATCGATTTCTTTCCTGGCGCCGAAGAATCGATCCGCCGTTTCCCGGAGCATTTCGAGTGTCAAATCTTCGCTGTAATGATTCAGGATGTCGAAATGATCTTTTCCCATGGGCAAGGCCCCCCGTATGAGATGATTCAGACTCGCTTAGC
Coding sequences within it:
- the htpG gene encoding molecular chaperone HtpG, encoding MKKETFAFKTEVQQLLNLIVHSLYSNKEIFLRELISNASDAIDKLRFKAQTQPELLENDSDFRIRITPDGIKQTIEISDNGIGMTYDEVIENIGTIAKSGTAAFLEALSKQQASLTPELIGQFGVGFYSAFMVAEKVTLLTRAAGQGTATLWTSNGDGSYTIEEAERPSRGTTITLYLKKRENDDPDFTDRWTIRRIVKQHSDFVSYPIVMDVEKEEPLPENEIIKDKDGKPIGKTTRTVMAEETLNSMKAIWLKDKKDVTQEEYEEFYKHISHDWKAPLAHLHMKFEGTTEYSALLYIPEQMPFDLFAPEHKHGIQLYCKRVFIMDDCEELMPEYFRFVKGVVDAPDLNLNISREILQQDRLVANIRKNLVKKLLELLEGMEGETYEKFYAEFGPILKIGIHTDMDNRHRIAALARYKTTKSEGKWVSLKDYVANMKPDQKEIYYITGENLTALMNSPHLERLKEKDFEVLLMVDPIDEWVVQALNEFDGKPFKSAEKGDLETEAPDKSKEEAFNALFGCIKANLDDKVKEVKPSTHLKDSLSCLSGNPYDMSIFMERMLKATGQKPPEIKRVLEINMDHPVMTKIKAIYDADRNDPLLQEYSHLLYDMALIGEGGKIDNPSRFHRLIGGLMDASLKA